In Flavobacterium sp. N3904, one DNA window encodes the following:
- the queG gene encoding tRNA epoxyqueuosine(34) reductase QueG: MLNKSKYTEFIKSEAKRLGFLSCGISKAGFLEEDAHRLEHWLNKQMNGQMSYMENNFDKRLNPTLLVDGAKSVVSLLLNYFPSEMQNTESYKISKYAYGQDYHFVIKEKLKELLFSIQESIGEVTGRAFVDSAPVLDKAWAAKSGLGWIGKNSNLLTQKVGSFYFIAELVIDLDLDYDTATTDHCGSCTACIDSCPTEAIVSPYVVDGSKCISYFTIELKENIPDEMKGKFNDWVFGCDVCQDVCPWNRFSKPHNEPLFNATPELLSMSKKEWREITEEVFNSLFKSSPIKRSKYQRFKNNISFMDK; the protein is encoded by the coding sequence ATATTAAATAAATCTAAATACACAGAATTCATAAAATCCGAAGCCAAGCGCCTCGGTTTTTTGTCATGTGGTATATCCAAAGCAGGATTTTTGGAAGAAGATGCACACCGTTTAGAACATTGGTTAAACAAGCAAATGAATGGTCAAATGTCCTATATGGAAAATAATTTCGACAAACGCTTGAATCCAACTTTATTGGTGGATGGAGCTAAAAGTGTTGTTTCGCTTTTGTTAAACTATTTTCCATCAGAAATGCAAAATACTGAGTCTTACAAAATATCCAAATACGCATACGGTCAAGATTATCATTTTGTTATTAAGGAAAAACTGAAAGAATTGCTTTTCTCAATTCAAGAAAGTATTGGAGAGGTTACCGGTCGCGCGTTTGTTGATTCTGCTCCGGTTCTTGATAAAGCTTGGGCCGCAAAAAGCGGATTGGGTTGGATAGGTAAAAACAGTAATTTATTGACTCAAAAAGTGGGTTCTTTTTATTTTATTGCTGAACTTGTTATCGATCTTGACCTCGATTATGACACTGCAACAACAGATCATTGTGGCTCTTGTACTGCTTGTATTGATTCTTGCCCAACTGAAGCGATTGTTTCCCCTTATGTGGTTGATGGAAGTAAATGTATCTCGTATTTTACAATTGAACTTAAAGAAAATATTCCCGATGAAATGAAAGGAAAATTTAATGACTGGGTTTTTGGATGTGATGTGTGTCAAGATGTTTGTCCCTGGAATCGTTTTTCTAAGCCACATAATGAACCTTTGTTTAATGCAACTCCAGAATTGTTGTCAATGTCTAAAAAAGAATGGAGAGAAATAACAGAAGAGGTTTTTAATTCATTATTTAAGAGTTCGCCAATTAAAAGGTCTAAATATCAGAGATTTAAAAATAATATTTCTTTTATGGATAAATAA
- the ruvB gene encoding Holliday junction branch migration DNA helicase RuvB: protein MNENLDPTNNYFSSEELDIEKRLRPLSFDDFAGQDQVLENLKVFVAAANQRNEALDHTLFHGPPGLGKTTLANILANELKVGIKITSGPVLDKPGDLAGLLTNLEERDVLFIDEIHRLSPIVEEYLYSAMEDFKIDIMIESGPNARTVQINLNPFTLIGATTRSGLLTAPMRARFGISSRLQYYTTELLTSIVERSASIFKMPISIEAAIEIAGRSRGTPRIANALLRRVRDFAQIKGNGTIDVEIARYALKALNVDAHGLDEMDNKILNTIIDKFKGGPVGLSTLATAVSESSETIEEVYEPFLIQEGFIMRTPRGREVTDKAYKHLGKIRTNIQGGLF, encoded by the coding sequence ATGAATGAAAACTTAGATCCAACAAATAATTACTTTAGCTCTGAAGAACTAGATATCGAAAAAAGATTAAGGCCTTTGTCTTTTGACGATTTTGCTGGACAAGATCAGGTTTTGGAAAATCTTAAGGTATTCGTAGCTGCTGCAAATCAACGTAATGAGGCTTTAGATCATACCCTTTTTCATGGGCCTCCAGGATTAGGTAAAACCACGTTGGCAAACATTCTGGCTAATGAATTGAAAGTCGGTATAAAAATCACTTCGGGTCCTGTATTAGATAAACCTGGAGATTTAGCTGGTTTGTTGACTAACCTTGAAGAAAGAGATGTTCTTTTTATTGATGAAATTCATCGTTTAAGCCCAATTGTGGAGGAATATTTGTATTCGGCCATGGAAGATTTCAAGATTGATATTATGATTGAATCTGGACCTAATGCCAGAACAGTACAAATCAATCTGAACCCATTTACACTTATTGGTGCCACAACGCGATCGGGATTGCTAACGGCTCCTATGCGTGCCCGTTTTGGAATATCTTCTCGTTTGCAATATTATACTACAGAACTTTTGACATCAATTGTAGAGCGCAGTGCGTCCATATTTAAAATGCCCATCTCAATCGAGGCAGCTATCGAAATTGCAGGGAGAAGTAGAGGGACTCCTCGTATTGCAAATGCTTTATTACGTCGTGTTCGTGATTTTGCCCAAATCAAAGGGAACGGAACAATTGATGTCGAGATTGCCCGCTATGCCTTGAAAGCCCTTAATGTAGATGCTCACGGATTGGATGAAATGGATAATAAAATTTTGAATACTATTATAGATAAATTTAAAGGCGGACCCGTTGGACTGTCTACGTTGGCTACGGCTGTTTCTGAGAGTAGTGAAACTATCGAAGAGGTTTATGAACCTTTCTTAATTCAGGAAGGATTTATCATGCGAACGCCTAGAGGGAGGGAAGTTACAGACAAAGCCTATAAGCATTTAGGGAAAATTAGAACAAACATTCAAGGGGGGTTGTTTTAA
- a CDS encoding cbb3-type cytochrome c oxidase subunit I: MSAEGHDHGHDHEHEHHHKDTFITKYIFSIDHKMIAKQYLITGIIMGVIGVSMSLLFRMQLAWPEESFKIFNILLGDKWAPNGVMANDIYLSLVTIHGTIMVFFVLTAGLSGTFSNLLIPLQIGARDMASGFMNMISYWLFFLSSVIMISSLFIESGPANAGWTIYPPLSALPQAISGSGLGMTLWLVSMAIFIASSLMGSLNYVVTVINLRTKGMSMTRLPLTIWAFFVTAIIGIVSFPVLLSAALLLIFDRSFGTSFFLSDIYIAGEVLHYQGGSPVLFEHLFWFLGHPEVYIVILPALGITSEIIATNSRKPIFGYRAMIMSIIAIAFLSTIVWGHHMFISGMNPFLGSVFTFTTLLIAIPSAVKAFNYITTLWKGNLQMNPAMLFSIGLVSTFITGGLTGIILGDSTLDINVHDTYFVVAHFHLVMGISALYGMFAGVYHWFPRMFGRMLNKNLGYVHFWVTAICAYGVFFPMHFIGLAGLPRRYYTNTNFPLFDDLQNVNVLITTFALIGGAFQLVFLYNFFSSIFYGKKSVQNPWKSNTLEWTAPVEHIHGNWPGEIPHVHRWPYDYSNPAHEVDFVPQNVPMKEGEVVLHH; the protein is encoded by the coding sequence ATGTCAGCAGAAGGTCACGATCACGGACACGATCACGAACACGAACACCACCATAAAGACACTTTCATTACTAAATATATTTTTAGTATCGATCATAAAATGATTGCCAAGCAATACTTGATTACAGGTATTATTATGGGTGTTATTGGTGTAAGTATGTCTTTGCTTTTTAGAATGCAATTGGCTTGGCCAGAGGAATCTTTTAAGATTTTTAACATATTGCTTGGAGATAAATGGGCTCCAAACGGAGTAATGGCTAATGATATTTACTTGTCATTGGTTACTATACATGGTACTATAATGGTATTCTTTGTTCTTACGGCCGGATTAAGTGGAACTTTTAGTAATTTATTGATTCCACTTCAAATTGGGGCACGAGATATGGCTTCCGGTTTTATGAATATGATTTCTTATTGGTTGTTTTTTCTCTCCAGTGTAATCATGATAAGTTCTTTATTTATTGAGTCAGGACCTGCAAACGCGGGTTGGACAATATATCCGCCTTTAAGTGCGCTTCCTCAGGCTATTTCTGGATCTGGATTAGGAATGACATTGTGGTTGGTTTCTATGGCTATATTTATTGCATCTTCTTTAATGGGATCTTTGAATTATGTTGTTACCGTAATCAATCTTAGAACAAAAGGAATGTCAATGACAAGATTACCGCTTACAATCTGGGCTTTCTTTGTTACTGCAATTATTGGAATTGTTTCTTTTCCAGTTTTATTGTCAGCAGCTTTATTATTAATTTTTGACAGAAGTTTTGGTACTTCATTCTTCTTGTCAGATATTTATATTGCTGGTGAAGTTTTACATTATCAAGGTGGTTCTCCTGTACTTTTTGAGCACTTATTCTGGTTCTTAGGTCACCCTGAAGTTTATATAGTAATTTTACCTGCTTTGGGTATTACTTCCGAAATTATTGCGACAAACTCTCGTAAACCAATCTTTGGTTACAGAGCGATGATTATGTCTATAATCGCTATTGCATTTTTGTCAACAATTGTTTGGGGGCATCACATGTTTATTTCGGGTATGAATCCTTTCTTGGGGTCTGTGTTTACCTTTACAACACTGTTAATTGCTATTCCATCAGCAGTAAAAGCATTCAACTACATTACAACGCTATGGAAAGGGAATCTTCAAATGAATCCGGCCATGTTGTTTTCAATTGGTTTAGTTTCTACTTTCATTACAGGCGGTTTAACAGGAATCATTCTTGGAGATAGTACATTAGATATTAATGTTCACGATACTTATTTTGTTGTGGCTCACTTTCACTTGGTGATGGGAATCTCTGCTCTTTATGGTATGTTTGCTGGTGTTTATCACTGGTTTCCACGTATGTTTGGTAGAATGTTAAACAAAAATTTAGGATATGTTCATTTTTGGGTAACTGCTATATGCGCTTATGGAGTGTTTTTCCCAATGCATTTCATTGGATTAGCTGGTTTGCCAAGACGTTATTATACCAATACTAACTTTCCTTTATTTGATGATTTACAAAATGTAAATGTATTGATTACAACATTCGCTTTAATTGGTGGCGCTTTTCAATTGGTATTTTTATATAACTTCTTTAGTAGTATTTTCTATGGTAAGAAATCGGTTCAAAATCCTTGGAAATCTAATACATTAGAATGGACAGCGCCTGTAGAACATATTCATGGTAACTGGCCTGGAGAAATTCCTCATGTACACCGTTGGCCTTATGATTACAGTAATCCTGCTCATGAAGTAGATTTTGTACCTCAAAATGTACCAATGAAAGAAGGCGAAGTAGTTTTACATCACTAA
- a CDS encoding cytochrome c oxidase subunit II, producing MTSLLVIIVLVLLAVALWQLTKIFDLTQVGSTSDNSQVANDDDNNLQGYLMFGFLAFIYIFSIYGVYTWGPLVLHTPASEHGALIDNLMNITWVLIFVVQAITQVLLHYFAFKYRGNKDKRALYFADNNKLEAIWSVIPAVVLAGLILYGLYAWTNIMFIDEDDDTVVVELYAQQFKWTARYAGADNVLGKANVRLIEGVNTLGVDLADPYSQDDIVVSELHIPKGKKVHFKMRSQDVLHSAYMPYFRAQMNCVPGMVTEFAFTPIYTTSEYQSLPFMVAKVANINAIRAKKSIELVAKGETALDPYSFDYLLLCNKICGASHYNMQMKIIVDTPEEYKKWLSSKATLVSEVKASKEVPANPETSIGADSTKSKDTAAVVKIAMK from the coding sequence ATGACAAGTTTGTTGGTAATTATAGTTTTAGTTTTATTGGCTGTTGCTTTATGGCAATTGACGAAAATATTTGATTTGACACAGGTTGGATCTACTTCGGACAATTCTCAAGTAGCCAATGATGATGATAATAATTTGCAAGGATATTTGATGTTTGGCTTTTTGGCTTTCATTTATATCTTTTCAATATATGGTGTTTATACTTGGGGTCCCTTGGTATTGCATACACCAGCTTCTGAACATGGAGCTCTTATTGACAATTTAATGAATATTACTTGGGTTTTAATTTTTGTAGTTCAGGCTATAACACAAGTTCTATTGCATTACTTTGCATTTAAATACAGAGGGAATAAGGATAAAAGAGCCTTGTATTTTGCAGACAACAATAAATTAGAAGCTATTTGGAGTGTTATTCCTGCTGTTGTATTGGCTGGTTTGATTCTTTATGGCCTATATGCTTGGACTAATATTATGTTTATTGATGAAGATGACGATACTGTAGTGGTTGAATTATATGCTCAGCAATTTAAATGGACCGCCAGATATGCTGGTGCTGATAATGTTTTGGGTAAGGCAAATGTCAGACTTATTGAAGGGGTAAATACTTTAGGTGTGGACTTAGCCGATCCTTATTCTCAAGATGATATTGTAGTTTCTGAATTACACATTCCAAAAGGGAAAAAGGTGCATTTCAAAATGCGTTCACAAGATGTTCTGCATTCTGCTTATATGCCATATTTTAGAGCTCAAATGAATTGTGTTCCTGGTATGGTTACTGAGTTTGCATTTACTCCAATTTATACAACTTCTGAATATCAGTCATTACCTTTTATGGTTGCGAAAGTTGCAAATATAAATGCAATTAGAGCTAAGAAAAGTATTGAGTTGGTTGCAAAAGGTGAAACAGCTTTAGATCCATACAGTTTTGATTATTTATTATTATGTAATAAAATTTGTGGTGCTTCTCATTATAATATGCAAATGAAGATTATTGTTGACACCCCCGAAGAATATAAAAAATGGTTAAGCAGTAAAGCAACTTTGGTCAGTGAAGTAAAAGCTTCAAAAGAAGTTCCTGCAAATCCTGAAACTTCAATCGGAGCTGATTCAACAAAGTCTAAAGATACAGCTGCTGTTGTTAAAATAGCGATGAAATAA
- a CDS encoding quinol:cytochrome C oxidoreductase → MYTFSSKLKTFSFVLMAVGLLGIGYGFLTAPKDIQEVEKILAADAHGNHHEGSSESEGAHAVSAEAKVKAEAEHTEHLTHVLHQLENKPWSALYVACIFFMLLSLGTLAFYAIQQVAQAGWSPVLFRVMQGITAYLPVGSAIFFIFLILCGFHFNHLFIWLDPEVVANDKIIANKAGYLNFPFWILRAAIFLLGWNAYRYFSRKNCLAQDDSNDNSFYKKNFNISAGFLVFFIVTESIMSWDWIMSIDPHWSSTLFGWYVFASFFVSGITTIAMVTIYLKSKGYLENVNSSHIHDLAKFMFGISVFWTYLWFSQFMLIWYANIPEEITYFVTRIQVYNLPFFGAVVMNFLFPVLILINTDFKRITWVLVMAGTVILLGHYVDFFNMIMPGTVGGSWFIGVSEIASVLFFLGLFIFVVFSALTKAPLLPKRNPYIEESKHFHY, encoded by the coding sequence ATGTATACATTTTCAAGTAAATTAAAAACTTTTTCTTTCGTCTTAATGGCTGTTGGTCTTTTAGGTATTGGATATGGTTTTTTAACTGCACCTAAAGACATTCAAGAAGTTGAAAAAATACTAGCTGCTGATGCTCATGGTAATCATCATGAAGGGAGTAGTGAATCTGAAGGAGCACATGCAGTTTCTGCGGAAGCAAAAGTAAAAGCAGAAGCCGAACATACAGAACACTTAACACATGTTTTGCATCAATTGGAAAATAAACCTTGGTCTGCACTATATGTAGCTTGTATTTTCTTTATGTTGCTTTCTCTAGGAACATTGGCTTTTTATGCTATTCAACAAGTAGCACAAGCAGGCTGGTCTCCTGTCCTTTTTAGAGTTATGCAAGGAATTACAGCTTATTTGCCTGTAGGTTCAGCTATATTCTTTATCTTCTTAATATTATGTGGTTTTCATTTTAATCATTTATTTATTTGGTTAGATCCAGAAGTTGTGGCTAATGATAAAATTATTGCTAATAAAGCTGGTTATTTAAATTTTCCTTTTTGGATTTTAAGAGCAGCTATATTTTTATTAGGATGGAATGCTTACCGTTACTTTTCTAGAAAAAATTGTTTGGCTCAAGATGACTCAAATGATAATAGTTTTTACAAAAAGAATTTTAATATTTCAGCAGGATTTTTAGTATTTTTTATTGTTACTGAATCAATCATGTCTTGGGATTGGATTATGTCTATTGATCCGCATTGGTCTAGTACTCTTTTCGGATGGTATGTTTTTGCTAGTTTCTTCGTAAGTGGGATTACTACGATTGCTATGGTGACTATTTACTTAAAATCAAAAGGATATCTGGAAAATGTTAATTCAAGTCATATTCATGATTTGGCTAAATTCATGTTTGGTATTAGTGTATTTTGGACTTATTTATGGTTCTCTCAATTTATGTTGATTTGGTATGCTAATATTCCAGAAGAGATTACTTATTTTGTAACTAGAATTCAAGTTTATAATTTGCCATTCTTTGGTGCTGTTGTTATGAATTTCTTGTTTCCAGTTTTAATTTTGATTAACACTGATTTTAAACGAATTACTTGGGTTTTAGTAATGGCAGGAACAGTTATATTGTTAGGTCATTATGTTGACTTCTTCAATATGATTATGCCAGGTACTGTTGGTGGTAGTTGGTTTATTGGTGTTTCAGAAATTGCATCCGTTTTATTCTTTCTTGGATTATTTATTTTTGTTGTCTTCTCAGCATTAACTAAAGCTCCTTTGTTGCCAAAAAGAAATCCATATATAGAAGAGAGTAAACATTTTCATTATTAA
- a CDS encoding c-type cytochrome — protein sequence MKSLYKITLVFGLMILVSSCHNDANPNYQYFPNMYESVGYETYATAPVDVFKNGKEGQLPAVGSINRGFEPFDYANTPEGYALAKTNLKSPLDSLDRNSGKGKELFDIYCISCHGAAGDGKGKLVEREKFLGVPNYKDREITEGSIFYVETYGLNAMGSHANQMSAHERWLVADYVLKLRAQ from the coding sequence ATGAAAAGTTTATATAAAATAACACTTGTATTTGGTTTAATGATTTTGGTTTCATCATGTCATAATGATGCTAATCCAAATTATCAATATTTTCCAAATATGTACGAATCGGTAGGTTATGAAACTTATGCTACAGCGCCTGTAGATGTGTTTAAAAATGGTAAAGAAGGTCAGCTTCCTGCTGTTGGTTCTATTAATAGAGGTTTTGAACCTTTTGATTATGCTAATACACCAGAAGGATATGCTTTAGCAAAAACTAATTTAAAATCACCATTGGATTCTCTAGATAGAAATTCTGGTAAAGGAAAAGAACTTTTTGATATTTATTGCATTAGTTGTCATGGTGCTGCTGGTGATGGTAAAGGGAAATTAGTGGAGAGAGAAAAATTTCTTGGTGTTCCTAATTATAAAGATAGAGAAATTACTGAAGGAAGTATTTTTTATGTGGAAACTTATGGTTTAAATGCTATGGGTTCTCATGCTAATCAAATGAGTGCTCACGAACGTTGGTTAGTTGCTGACTATGTTCTTAAACTTAGAGCACAATAA
- a CDS encoding DUF3341 domain-containing protein, with translation MSNKVIYAIYNDDDILMDAVKKTRAAHHHIEEVFTPFPVHGLDKAMGLAPTRLAICAFIYGLCGLSFGTWMMNFIMIQDWPQDIGGKPSFSYIDNMPAFVPIMFEETVFFAAHLMVITFYMRSRLWPFKEAENPDVRTTDDHFLMEVAVNNNEEELVSFFEGTGAVEVKVIEKH, from the coding sequence ATGAGTAATAAAGTTATATACGCCATTTATAATGACGATGATATTTTGATGGATGCCGTAAAAAAGACACGTGCAGCTCATCACCATATTGAAGAAGTATTCACTCCTTTCCCAGTTCACGGATTGGACAAAGCAATGGGACTTGCACCTACAAGATTAGCGATATGTGCATTCATATATGGTTTGTGTGGTTTGTCTTTTGGTACTTGGATGATGAATTTTATTATGATTCAGGATTGGCCTCAAGATATTGGTGGTAAACCAAGTTTTAGCTATATCGATAACATGCCGGCTTTTGTGCCAATTATGTTTGAAGAAACCGTATTTTTTGCAGCGCATTTAATGGTAATTACTTTTTATATGAGAAGTAGATTATGGCCATTTAAAGAAGCCGAAAATCCAGATGTAAGAACTACTGATGACCATTTTTTGATGGAAGTAGCTGTAAACAATAATGAAGAAGAATTGGTTTCTTTTTTTGAAGGTACAGGTGCAGTAGAAGTAAAAGTAATTGAAAAGCATTAA
- the nrfD gene encoding NrfD/PsrC family molybdoenzyme membrane anchor subunit: MSSHYEAAIRKPLVIGDKSYHDITVDVAAPIEGKANKQWWIVFTIALTAFLWGLGCIIYTVSTGIGTWGLNKTVGWAWDITNFVWWVGIGHAGTLISAVLLLFRQRWRMAINRSAEAMTIFSVIQAGLFPIIHMGRPWLAYWVLPIPNQFGSLWVNFNSPLLWDVFAISTYLSVSLVFWWTGLLPDFAMLRDRAITPFNKRVYSILSFGWSGRAKDWQRFEEVSLVLAGLATPLVLSVHTIVSMDFATSVIPGWHTTIFPPYFVAGAVFSGFAMVNTLLIIMRKVSNLEAYITLQHIELMNIVIMITGSIVGVAYITELFIAWYSGVEYEQYAFLNRATGPYAWAYWAMMTCNVFSPQFMWFKKLRTSIMFSFIISIVVNIGMWFERFVIIVTSLHRDYLPSSWTMFSPTFVDIGIFIGTIGFFFVLFLLYARTFPVIAQAEVKTILKATGEHYIKEREANKHSHHE, from the coding sequence ATGTCGTCTCACTACGAAGCAGCCATTAGAAAACCCTTAGTTATAGGTGATAAATCATATCACGATATAACTGTTGATGTAGCCGCACCTATCGAAGGTAAAGCAAACAAACAATGGTGGATTGTATTTACAATTGCATTAACAGCTTTCCTTTGGGGACTAGGCTGTATTATATACACAGTGTCTACAGGTATCGGTACTTGGGGATTAAATAAAACAGTTGGTTGGGCTTGGGATATTACTAACTTCGTTTGGTGGGTTGGTATTGGTCACGCAGGGACACTTATTTCTGCAGTGCTTTTATTATTCCGTCAACGATGGAGAATGGCGATTAACCGTTCTGCAGAGGCGATGACAATTTTCTCTGTAATTCAAGCGGGTTTATTTCCAATTATACACATGGGACGTCCTTGGTTAGCTTATTGGGTATTACCAATTCCAAATCAGTTTGGATCTCTCTGGGTGAATTTTAACTCTCCATTACTTTGGGATGTATTTGCAATTTCAACTTATCTTTCAGTTTCACTAGTTTTTTGGTGGACTGGTTTATTACCCGATTTTGCGATGCTACGAGATAGAGCTATTACACCTTTCAATAAAAGAGTATATTCTATTCTTAGTTTTGGATGGAGTGGTAGAGCTAAAGATTGGCAGCGTTTTGAAGAAGTATCTTTAGTTCTTGCAGGTTTGGCAACTCCACTAGTACTTTCTGTACATACTATTGTATCTATGGACTTTGCTACTTCTGTTATACCAGGATGGCATACTACAATTTTTCCTCCATACTTTGTTGCTGGAGCAGTATTCTCCGGATTTGCAATGGTAAATACTTTACTTATCATAATGAGAAAAGTTTCTAATCTTGAAGCATATATTACATTACAACATATCGAATTGATGAACATTGTAATCATGATTACTGGTTCTATCGTTGGTGTTGCTTATATTACTGAATTATTTATTGCTTGGTATTCTGGTGTAGAATACGAACAATATGCTTTCTTGAATAGAGCAACAGGGCCATATGCATGGGCATATTGGGCTATGATGACTTGTAACGTATTCTCTCCACAATTTATGTGGTTCAAAAAATTAAGAACAAGCATTATGTTTTCTTTCATTATTTCGATTGTGGTAAATATTGGAATGTGGTTTGAAAGATTTGTAATTATTGTAACTTCATTGCATAGAGATTATTTACCGTCTTCATGGACTATGTTCTCTCCAACATTTGTTGATATTGGAATATTTATTGGAACAATAGGTTTCTTCTTTGTTTTATTCTTATTATACGCAAGAACATTCCCTGTTATTGCTCAAGCAGAGGTTAAAACAATATTGAAAGCTACTGGAGAACATTATATTAAAGAAAGAGAAGCTAATAAACATTCACATCATGAGTAA